One window of the Labeo rohita strain BAU-BD-2019 chromosome 9, IGBB_LRoh.1.0, whole genome shotgun sequence genome contains the following:
- the creb1b gene encoding cyclic AMP-responsive element-binding protein 1b has product MTMESGADAQQGADTAVSETESQQITQAQIATLAQVTMAAGHASATAPTVTLVQLPNGQTVQVHGVIQAAQPSVIQSPQVQTVQISTVAESEDSQESVDSVTDSQKRREILSRRPSYRKILNDLSSDAPGVPRIEEEKSEEDTAPAITTVTVPTPIYQTSSGQYIAITQGGAIQLANNGTDGVQGLQTLTMTNAAAAQPGTTILQYAQTSDGQQILVPSNQVVVQAASGDVQAYQIRTAPTSTIAPGVVMASSPALPSQGGAEEATRKREVRLMKNREAARECRRKKKEYVKCLENRVAVLENQNKTLIEELKALKDLYCHKSE; this is encoded by the exons ATGACCATGGAGTCGGGAGCCGATGCCCAGCAGGGTGCAGACACTGCGGTCTCTGAAACTGAGAGCCAACAGATCACACAGGCCCAAATCGCCACACTTGCacag GTAACGATGGCTGCCGGACACGCTAGTGCTACAGCACCCACAGTCACACTGGTGCAGTTGCCCAATGGTCAGACAGTGCAGGTGCATGGAGTGATTCAGGCTGCTCAACCTTCAGTCATTCAGTCACCACAGGTGCAGACTGTCCAG ATTTCCACAGTAGCAGAGAGTGAGGACTCGCAGGAGTCAGTGGACAGTGTGACCGACTCTCAAAAACGAAGAGAGATTCTTTCTAGACGCCCCTCGTATAG GAAAATCCTGAATGACCTCTCATCGGACGCTCCAGGAGTTCCGAGAATCGAAGAGGAGAAATCTGAGGAGGACACTGCGCCTGCCATCACTACAGTGACCGTGCCAACCCCAATATATCAGACCAGCAGCGGCCAGTACA TCGCCATTACACAGGGTGGAGCCATTCAGCTTGCAAATAACGGCACGGATGGAGTGCAGGGATTGCAGACTCTCACCATGACCAATGCAGCAGCAGCTCAGCCGGGTACCACCATCCTGCAGTACGCCCAGACCAGTGATGGTCAACAGATACTGGTGCCCAGCAATCAAGTGGTAGTACAAG CTGCTTCTGGAGATGTTCAGGCCTATCAAATTCGTACTGCCCCAACCAGCACTATCGCTCCAGGTGTGGTCATGGCATCCTCTCCGGCCCTGCCAAGCCAAGGAGGTGCTGAGGAGGCCACACGCAAGAGGGAGGTCCGCCTCATGAAGAACAG AGAGGCTGCTCGTGAGTGCCGTCGGAAGAAAAAGGAATACGTCAAGTGTCTGGAGAACCGTGTGGCCGTTTTGGAGAACCAGAACAAAACTCTCATCGAGGAACTCAAAGCACTCAAAGACCTGTACTGTCACAAATCAGAGTGA